TAATCATATGTTGGGCAAGGGACACCATCGTTAGAGATCTCATTGCACAGTACTCTGATGATGATTTCCAAAGCTGTATGTCAATTTAATTTCTTAGAGGCAAAGAAGTGAGGAGAAAtgctctttttctttctcttggggaggggggagggaaATTGGTAAATGAGAAGAAATATCAAGCAAAAGCTAGGTAAACTCTAGTTAATTATCAACGTACCTCCAGAGTTGACCTGTAATCAGGAAAAGTCAGAGTCAAGGACCCCCGATCCCCCAAGAGACCAGAAGCTACGAGAAGATTCTGCGGTCTTTTTAGCTTCATTTCAGTGACTAGCAATTTATCGAGTTCAGGGTCCACATTCCACACGTGCAAAATAGACAAGCTAAACTGAAGCAGGCATTGTTCAAGCAAGAACATCCATTCAGGACCTCTTGCAGCTTCATTGGAGGTACCAGCAAATTCATCATTGATTCTCTCATCACTGGAACTAGGGACTTCAGTTTCCTGATCCCTGAAATCACTCCTCTTAATGGGAGACTCAACCCTTATTACTTTCACTTGATTTTTACCAGGATTGGAACACTCTGCTCTATAGTACTCATGTGTCTGACATAGAGACATCAAGGACGTGAGATCAAAAGACAGAGCGGCAACTCCAGGAAAAGGACAAGAGCCTTTAACAGGCTGTTTTCTGCTTTGCAAGGCAAACAATGCAGATTGATTAGATCCCGTAGTACTTCCAGACACACTTGTACTAACAGATATATTTGATAAAGTACCCTTTCCCAGAGTTTGTGAATGAGATGGTGGATACTTGGTTTCTTCACTAACAGGAAAAAGCAATGAGGAAGCCGAAGTATTTCCACTTATCCTACTGCCATGAGGGAGATCTCTGTCAATTCCTATGCAGAAATGTTCAAACATTGAGAGAGCAGCAGCTCCGCGAAGGACCCGCTCACGAGCACCTGATTTTACATCCCAAATGAACAAAACATCTGCATCAGATGTTCCTGTTTGGTTTGGACACAGACATGCTACATATCCTCTTCTACTATCCCACACAACTTTTGCGGGATAATATGGGTGGCCAGGAAACATTCGCTCTACACGCATGGTATCAAGTGAAGAAAGGGCAACACATGAGTCTTCCCCAACAGAGAGGAAGCAATTACTCCATGGACGTTCTGTTTGAGATGGTGGAAGAATTATTTGGCGAACTGGAGTAACATGTTGGTGCATTACAATCATGGGACTGCTAGAGTCAAGATCCCATACACGGACAGTACAATCCATACTTCCTGAGAGTAGAACATAACTGTAGCTACCTCCTTGACATCTAATCAGCACTCGCTGTGCAGCCAAACACAGTACAGCGCCTGTATGCCCCAAGAGATAATGTTGAGTGGCATGTGCTTTTGACTCGGGAtatggattttgaccatgacaatcTAATCCTTCAAAGAACATATCAAATCGAACAACTTTTATATCACCGTTATAGAACCCATATACAATAGCCAAAGGCACATATTCTTCAGAAATAACCATTGAAGAAGACACTAGCTCTTTTCTTTCATAAGTTCCATTTTTAGTGATGTTTGATATCCTTTCATCAATAGCTTTAGAACAAGTAGCAGCATCTTGGGAGGAAGTTATTGTGGCCTTCCCACCTGCTGTGTCTATATCAACAACCTGCCCAACAATCTCATTTTCAGAGGCATACTGGTTATGAGTCCAATCATCAAATATTCTACCTTCACCTAAAAGTCTGCACTCTTGACAATTTATCTCATTTTTGTCCTGCAGCTTAGGCAATACCCAACATGTCAGGCGAGGTTTCCAAATCAATAATTCGTTGATAGGAAAAGAAATTGATTCAATGCGGAAAAGAAAGTTGTTCAGTTGCACAAAGGAGATAGATAAGCTCATGCCAGACTCCTGACAAATGACAGGGATAGCTGCAAAAGGCTCATACTTGAAGATATTACTTGAGTAACATATCCTGTATACTATGGCCGCACCTTTACCATTCCATACAGCAAAATTTTCAATGAATGTGGCATCTGAATCTTCAGAATCAAGCAGATCGTTATCATCTACAACAAACATGCCACCAATGACGTGCGACTTCCCTTCAATAGAAAGCAGATCATCTGAGAAAGATATCTCTCCCATGACACTGCCATCCTCTACTTGACTAAATATGCAGCATGTACCATATACAAAAGCTAAAATGGGCCCACGATTTGCAAAGGCCACCAGAAGTCCCCTGTCATTTGACCCATTTACCCATTTCATTTTGCCTGCATCAGACAAGCTACTCTTGGAAGTCATGCTTTCTGTGCTTGAATCACACTCCTTCAATATTGGTATACACTGTGCCTTACCAAAAGAATCAACCATCATCACTGACTCCGTCAATACATCTCCAAAGGATGAAATTACAGCCACAGATTTCAAAGGCCCAATGGATAAGCTCCCATGAAAAACTGTTTGGACGATACCAAGAGTATACGTATCAACAATTACAACTGTGCACTTTACAGGTTTAGCATGTTGTGGGTCTCTATCTGCTATTGTTTCACCCTTCTCAATAGAAACAGGCGAGTGATGATCAGATAAATGAACATGATCAAAGGAACAACAAGCTATACATACATATCTACGATTTTCGGGAAATGGTCGAATTAGGTATGGCGTCCCCACCCAGGGAGGCATTTTCCTTCTACGTCTGCATTGTCCACTGGCTCTGCTCCAAATGCACAACACACCATCAGTGCATGCACTTAATAATGCACCACAGTTAGATGAGTTAGAAGTTGATACCGCATTATTTGAATCGTCTAATTTCCCATCTCCCGAAACTGTAGTAGGAACACAAATCCCTAGATCGGCTATCGGAGCAACATGACCACAAAGCAAGGCAACCGGTGTGATTTCCTGagccaaaaaagaaagaagaaaaaaagaagagctTATAAACTTAAACCTTAACAAACACTACAACTAAGAAAAGATTATCACAACGATTTACTCCCACCATCCAAATTTGCTCATCTCTTTTCACTTACGAGCTCAATCAGATCTAGATTCCttcattttcttgaaaataatgcAGACATAGTGAGTTCCGAGATACGTCCTATATCGTACAATGTTCAAAATAACAGCGTAATAATCAAAAGATCTCTTGGTTTAGCTCAAGGAAGCAAACTGTTAGTTCAATTTCTTATAATAAAATATAGATATTTAAACAATTACGGGAGAAGTACTATAAGTTGCAATGTTCAGAAAGAATATGTTAAAATCACAAAGCTAAAATGGACCTACATTAATTCATTTTCCCGAATAAAAATTTAGATATTCTAAAACTACCCAATCAAGGTCGGATGTACAGTATAGGCTATGGGTTCGGCCAATGTATAGATGTTAAGAAATCtactaaatatgtataaatattaaatttcgaAGCCAGTAAGTCAAATGGTCAGTAGTTCAGTGGCATCCCGAAGACCCAAACCAATAAAGTTCAAATCCTGGAACCGGCTTTGACACTAATAGTACTGTAAGTTGCAATGTTCAGAAAGAATATGCTAAAAAATTCTCAATCAAAGatctcttctcttcttttaacTTACGGAAGCAAAATGGCACATATATACTGAGATAGAAGTAGACAAGTGGTAATTAGCAACAGATGTAGCGTAGAGAATATCACAATTAGCTAAAGAACAAATACTGCTTCGTAATTGAACAAAAATGTGATTTCAGTCAATAAAGCGTAAAGAAGATCGTAATTAGCTACGTCGTAATTGAGCTGAAATATGAGCAATAGGTTTAAAAATGTTAGATTTGAGGCATTGGCTACAGCTGAGCATAACTGAGAATTTAAAAGAGGCGAAAGTGATTTTTACCTGATTGgaggttgaggaggaggaggagaggtTCCACCAGATGATGGAGCCATCGGAACCGCCGGTGTAGAGAGTGGGAGGATTGTTCAGTGCGGCGACGGCGGTGACTTTGTGGACCGGCGGTGAACCGGACCATATACATGCAATGGATTTACACTTCATCGACTGAATGTTCTGTAATTGAGGCTACAGAATGTTTTAATTAGATTTTGGGTTACGTTGAAGGTGAAAGTTTTGCACATAAAATACGAGCGTACGATACCGATTTTAATTGTAATTAAATTAACAAAGAATATCACCCTCAAATTAACCTCAGAAATTTTTACAATGGTCAACTACTGTTCTAGTAAAAAGAACCTTTAATTATTAGCCCATTTTGGTTGGGTATTACCTGTGTGCAATTGGATAGTCCAGTGGGCAAAATGTCTTAATTGGAATCATAGACGAGTTTTAATTCAATTAGTTCTTCTGTTGATCACACAAACTGATTCATTTTCCTCCTCTTACTTTAAGGAAAAAATTATGTTTATGTCGGTTTGGAAGTGAAATTATAATTAAAGAATCTTGAGtgtgtgtacggtcaaaaccgattctcagtcgTAAAGACCgatcgagacaatgacgtttcaatcgaagggtatccacatgacaagctcggacgaatcccgaagtagggacgtcgagtttcgagctataagaccaatcaacagTAAAACTCGATATTATTATCGAGCccgtgtccgaatcggactatggggcaacaccgatcgacacaggccccgaatatcgatgactcaaggcagaaccgagctcaaaccaagactgggggttcgatctaacactgagctcgagccagtgccaagctcgcagacaagagccgttacaaccgcaccgagagagagaatcttggcgagaatcaaggaagagacaaactaTCATGGGTcatccactatatgtattattttattatgttgttatagataaagcagtgatcctctactataaaagggggatagactgcaatagacgcAAGTCCTCCAAGATACATTATGATTTCATTGTGCTTATTTTTTTAATACATTtttcagtcttcccgtccatcattctcattttacaccaaaaatacgtgtattgtcattttgtatcaaaggaatttgcatacccttagaaccatatctaaatttaacgttatccgatttttcgggtaaacagtttggcgcccaccgtggggctaagggtaacagtgattgtttgatataattctacagtacactccagcttacaacttcaaatcagcaatggctctacctatcgacctcgaagccggccttcaagatgaaaccaacaacttggcacccgaggCTAGAATCAAAGTActcgaaattcgagccgaaataccattggatgtcaattcacaaatagctttggaggcgaaccagcattccgaaccggaaagaagcattcagggcgataatcgatccgtagcccgagacacccaaaacgcgggaaaaatcggggccagcttacgtatgatcttcgagatgctgcaaacccaacaagtagcgatagctcagctacagagccaaactcgtgCACAAAGgaggccggattccaatccacttcgagaagtcacccctagaacagagcccgccatagtgaaatctaacgagtaagaatcggggactactcccgaaattactaaattgctcgaggaactcacaaaacgagtcaaaaccaacgacaagagggtggaaacgtacaatgccagggtcaatcaaattccgggggctccaccaatgataaaagggcttgattcgaaaaaattcatacaaaagccatttccctcgagcgcggctccaaaaccaatcttcaaaaaattttgtatccccgaaattcccaaatataacggtatgaCCTATCCTAATGAACatgtcacctcctacacatgtgccatcaaaggcaacaatttggaggacgatgagatcgaatccgtgttgttgaaaaagttctgagagaccctcgcaaagggagcaatgatctgatatcacaacttaccaccaaattccattgattcttttgccatgttagcagattcgttcgtaaaagcacatgctggtgccataaaggttgcaacaaggaaatcagacctcttcaaagtaaaacaaaggggtaacgaaatgttgagggaattcgtatcctaatttcaaatggaacgtatggacttgccaccggtcacagacgattgggccataCAAGATTTTacccaaggactgaacgggcTAAGTTCGACAGTATCACGtcagctgaaacaaaatttgatcgagtacccagtaataacttgggcagatgtacacaaccggtaccaatcaaaaatcagggtcgaagatgatcaattgggagctccgtatgggcccgtacgtcagaaccacacaaccactaaaaatTAGAGGGAtatcaacagagaacaaaggtcgaacagagaccaatACCACCCGTACgacacagatcggatgaacaacggttcagcacgtgaTACGGTTCAGCACGTGATACGGTTCGGAACAACCAAAAAACTGATcaggggcaaaattctcggggacttatgagcaagagcggctttgataaatatgtcgatcctatagaagtccctcgattatcggagtataatttcaacgttggtacatccgccatcgtatcggccatcggacgcatcaaagacaccggatggcctcgacccatgcaaaccgatcttgcccaaaggaatcccaatcaaatgtgcgaatatcatggcactcatggccacagaacggaagattgcaggcaactaagagagaaaGTGtctcgcttatttaacaaaggacaccttcgggagtttctgagtgatagggctaAGAACCATTTTAGGAACAAGGAATTCGGCAAGCAAAATGagccagaagaaccgcaacacgtcattcacatgatcatcggcagcgtcgatgcccctcagggaccgatgcttaaacgcactaaaacatcgattgtgagggaaaagcgatcttgaactcaagattatacacccatagggactttgtccttcagtgatgaagatacagagggaatcatccaaccccataacgatgcactggtaatatccgtagtcatgaataaaactaagattaagcgtgtgttaattgatccaggtagctcggccaatatcatcagatcgagggtcgtagaacagctcgtcctgcaagatcaggtcgtacccgcaactctggttctaaacggattcaatatggcatgtgaaaccaccaaaggcgagattaccctaccgataaacgtggccagaaccatccaagaaacaaagtttcaagtgatcgaaggtgatatgagatataacgcccttttcggaaggccgtggatccacaacatgagagccataccctcgaccctacaccaggtcctcaaattcccaacatcgggagatgtcaaaatagtgtacgaaGAACAACCGgatgcaaaggaaatgttctccgtcgaagaagaaaaatcaatatcctcttcttcgccgataaaaggatcaggTTCAGAAGGAGACACAATCGGAGAGCagagcgccaaatagcaatcacagacatcggcttcgacccagccaggtaagcagagcattgaagaagatgatgatgatcgatggatccctcgatcctttgtaacccccgatgatttcgatgccaccaaatcaacaattgaggaactggagcaaatcatactgatcgaacactgacccgaacaaaaggtatacctgggaacgggtttgagccccaaactcaggaagtaactcattcaatttcttatcaataacatcgaatgttttgcctggtcccatctagatgtaacagggatcccgccggacataatgACGCACCAACTAAGCTTGAACCCCAGGTTTAGACCGGTGAaccaaaaaagaaggccccagtccgaggaaaaacacacattcataaaggacgaggtaaccaaacttctcaagatagggtccattcgggaggtaaaataccccgaatagttagccaatgtagtggtagtacctaaaaaagggaacaaatttaaaatgtgtgtggactataaggatttgaacaaagcatcccccaaagattcctttccactgcccaacatcgatcgcatgatcgatgtcacggccggccacgagatcctcacctttctcgatgcctattccgggtataatcaaattcagatgaacccggacgaccgggaaaagacttcatttgtgacccgatatggaacatattgttataacgtaatgcccttcgggctaaaaaatgcatgagctacttatcaacgcctagtaaacaaaatgttcgaagaaaaaataggtaaattaatggaagtctatattgatgacatgctagttaagtccctgcgcgcagaggaccatttggcccatttgcaggaaacgttcgagattctgaggaaatacaacatgaagctcaaccccgaaaaatatgctttcggggtcggttggggaaagttcctcggcttcatggtgtcaaatcggggaattgagatcaaccccgacaaaatcaaggccatcgaagacatcaccatcgtggacagcgtaaaagctgtacaaaggttaacgggaagaattgcagccttaggccggttcatttcaagatcatcagatcgaagtcacaaatatttctccctactcaaaaagaagaacgacttcgcctaGACACCGGAATGCCAATAAGTGTTACAAGAATTGAAACGATGTCTATTGAGCCCATCACTGCTTCACATTCCAAAAATCGACGaaaaactatacttgtacttggcggtatcggaagtcgccgtaagcagtgtcctagttcgagaagagcaaggtacgcaatttcccgtttattacgtaagtcggaccttagggtaagcggaaactaggtatccgcactcTTAGAAAAAATAGCACTTGCACGGGTAagcgcatctagaaagttaaggtcgtactttcaatgtcaccccataagcgtattaaccacctgcccactccgtaatattttacataggcccgaactatcaggccgattggccaaataggccatcgaacttagtgggtacgatatcgaatatcaaccccgtacggccatcaagtcttaaattttagcagacttcgtggccgacttcacgccaaccctcatacccgaagtcaaaaaggaactccttttgaaatcaggTATATCATCCGGGATATGGGTCATTTTTATGGATGGTGCTTCGAATATAAAAAggtccgggttaggcatagttttaaaaccccccacgggtaacattattaggcaagctattaaaactatcaggttaactaacaatgaggtcgagtatgaagccatgattgcaggtctcgaactagctagaaacttgggagcataagtcattgaggcgcattgtgactctttgctggtggtgagtcaagtaaaaaaaaccttcgaagtcctagaaggtaggatgcaaaggtatttggacaaactgcttatcactttacaccatttcaaacaatggaccctacggcatgttccacgagaacggaataatgaggtcgatgctcttgcaaatttgggatcgtctgttgaggtagatgatttgagctcggggactgtcgttcaactttcaagatcggtaatcgaagatgggcacgccgaaataaattctactagcttaacctgggattggagaaacaagtatattgaatacttaaaaaacgaaaagctcccttcagaccctaaagattccagggccctatggactaaagctgctcgatttacgttggcTGCGGACGAAacactatatcgaagaacattcaaTGGACCAATGGTGGTATgcgtgggtccgggagataccacttacatcctccgggaagtacacgagggcacttgtggcaatcactctggtgccgacacattagttcgaaaagtgatcaaagcggggtattattggatcgatatgggcaaagatgcaaaagaatttgttcgtaaatgtgataaatgtcaaaggtttgcgtcAATGATCCATCAAGCCGGAGAGCAACTttactcggtcctatccccatggccattcatgaaatggggaatggacatcgtcggccctcagccatcgaccctaggtaaagccaaatttattttatttatgactgactatttttctaaatgggttgaagcgcaggtgttcgagaaaataagagagaaagaagttatagactttatttgggatcatatcatatgccgattcgggatacccgccgaaatagtatgcgacaatgggaagcaattcgttggcagcaaaatcacaaaactcttcgaagatcacaaaataagaagtaTATTATCAACACCACACCACCCAGTGGGAATggtcaggccgaatcaacgaacaactattcttcaaaacctgaagaagagattgaacgacgcaaagggaaaatggagagaaatcctgcccgaagtcctttgggcataccgaacaacgtcaaaatccagtacgggggcgaccccattctccttagtatatggtttcgaagcattgataccagtcgaagtcggtgaacctagtcccagatttcaattcatgacggaagaatcaaatagcgaggctatgaacaccagccttgaattatcggacgaaagacgagaagctgccctcatccgattggccgcccaaaagcaacaaatcgaaaggtattataatcgaagaactaaacttcaccatttcaagcctggggacttagtgttaagaaaagtcaccatcaatactcggaatccaaacgaaggaaaattaggaccaaattggtaaggaccataccaggtgctcgagaacattggaaaaggatcatacaggctcggcatcataaacgacaaacaactatcaagcagttggaatgtatcacatctaaaacggtactactgctaaggtatgacctttccatattcatctaactgacccatgcagaagtccggacaagagctgaagaagatctttcgcttaaaagcatgcattgcactcttttttccttagactgttttttcccaaatgggtttttcggcaagggttttaatgaggcaaccatcgatcgtgctgcacttttaACAATATTCGAGGCCTCTTTGCAAccgacctcgaataccgggggggcattagggccctcaaatacatcgagttcagatgcaagaaagtcatcccacaacaatagggttccaacaggaaaaattgtaagagtcaaatggtcaaaataaaccatgctcatatagattggaccaaacataaacacatgtgcaatgacttgagatttattgtgcaaccagaattaatattcagcctacgggctactttcattctgAGTTCGAAatgatcactcgaatattaagcctacgagctactatTATTCTGAGTTcaagcaagaactcactcgaccattacgcttacgggctatgttatctcgagttcgaaacatgcactcgactgttaagcctacgtgctactattattccgagttcgagcaagcactcactcgaccattaagcctacgggctactattattccgagttcgagcaagcactcactcgaccattacgcctacgggctacgatatttcgagttcgaaacattcactcgactattaagcctacgggctactgttattccgagttcgagaaagcactcactcgaccattacgcctacgggatacGTTTTCTTGAGTTCGAAACATGCACTCGACtgttaagactacgggctactgttattccaagttcgagcaagcactcactcgaccattacgcctacgggctacgatatttcaagtttggaacaatcattcgactattaagcctacgggctactattattccgagttcgagcaagcactcactcgaccattacgcctacgggctacaatatttcaagttcaaaacattcactcaatGGCTAATAAGCTACTTTTACTCTGAGTTTACATTAATTCAACCATTACATTACACCTACTAATTATgttccttcaaagtttgaatcatcgactcaacaagcaaacccaggggatacaaatctgatcgatcagagagactacaaggtcaacattcaattaaaagtcttcacaaaacaaaaacaagtcgacctcgttatacatatatatacaaaaattgccTACGTGATTAATTTACGAAcatgaagaattagaaactaagcttcctggtcgagcTCTTCCCTGTCCTCGAatccgcttttgctaccatcatcatcatcatcatcagaagccaaggcttcagcttccgcttcgagCTCTTTGGCCTTTTTACCTCTtaggtaaggtcgaaacctcgagcgtgtatttcctcgagggtctccctccgagacctacacttgGCAAGTTTGGCAACCAAATGAGCTCGAGTATCGGCAGTCTTtgccgcttcccgggcctccatcTGAGTAGCCTaagcatcagcccgatatacagtaatggacttatccgccaagactttcgacgactcaacctccgccttagcctcagcaagtcgtgtttcaagctcctcaatCCTCTTAACTTGAACCGACCCCTTTTGATTTACACTTCAAAGTTGAACATTAGCcaataataattttgttaagatgATTTATTTTTCCGCTGCCAGGCGGTTgagggtctccttccaccgattgcattcaTCTCGGATTTGATTGACTTCTTCTcgaagcaacccgatcttttcGATCTTTTGATGAAACTGAGACaatgaagggttaacttccacggttgagtcagacccatactttaacagaacgaggctcaccttcttatcgagctcgaccccttattcacggaccttagccaaatttgcttggaggtcctttatagcctcgtccgtTTGGATGCAAAGAAGCCGCAGTGCATATCTCTCACCTAAGACCTTccggagctcggcctcacactggctaggatcgactcgaaacctactaatggcctgcacagtaagaaacacgagtcaagtatggaaaagaacaaagaaaccaagtatggaagaatcattacccaagtaatgaaatgctgagcctcctctaataaaagagaagcgtcaccAATATCGGAACCATCATCGACTCCATTAAAACAATCCCTAAAAGGATCCCCTGTACCAGAGCCTGCGCCGATATCGGGTGTCTTCAACTCTCGAACTTCcttcaacgcctcctcagaaaaagatggaagagaaggcgaatgacccattgtcatagccccgagTAAATCACTCGAAGTACTCCGGTCGAGACTCAGGTCTTCGGAAACAACCCCGACAGGCACATCCGCCATCAGCTTGGGAGCTCTGGCAACCTCGATGGCCTAtgactaccaaagccgaggagctattttcttcttcttcttcttcttctctcagtcattAGACtgagtcaatcgaaagggcaattaCTTTTCTCCTCACCCTTTGAGTTTTGGGctgggggtcctctgaccgagaggaagctcttcgcttcttatcttccccctgtttagggactagggacttgtttccttcttcaccgctcgaaggcctcaaagcggcatccctggttacgcctgcacaaaaggaaatcggtaacgaata
The DNA window shown above is from Nicotiana tomentosiformis chromosome 8, ASM39032v3, whole genome shotgun sequence and carries:
- the LOC104094046 gene encoding uncharacterized protein isoform X1: MKCKSIACIWSGSPPVHKVTAVAALNNPPTLYTGGSDGSIIWWNLSSSSSTSNQEITPVALLCGHVAPIADLGICVPTTVSGDGKLDDSNNAVSTSNSSNCGALLSACTDGVLCIWSRASGQCRRRRKMPPWVGTPYLIRPFPENRRYVCIACCSFDHVHLSDHHSPVSIEKGETIADRDPQHAKPVKCTVVIVDTYTLGIVQTVFHGSLSIGPLKSVAVISSFGDVLTESVMMVDSFGKAQCIPILKECDSSTESMTSKSSLSDAGKMKWVNGSNDRGLLVAFANRGPILAFVYGTCCIFSQVEDGSVMGEISFSDDLLSIEGKSHVIGGMFVVDDNDLLDSEDSDATFIENFAVWNGKGAAIVYRICYSSNIFKYEPFAAIPVICQESGMSLSISFVQLNNFLFRIESISFPINELLIWKPRLTCWVLPKLQDKNEINCQECRLLGEGRIFDDWTHNQYASENEIVGQVVDIDTAGGKATITSSQDAATCSKAIDERISNITKNGTYERKELVSSSMVISEEYVPLAIVYGFYNGDIKVVRFDMFFEGLDCHGQNPYPESKAHATQHYLLGHTGAVLCLAAQRVLIRCQGGSYSYVLLSGSMDCTVRVWDLDSSSPMIVMHQHVTPVRQIILPPSQTERPWSNCFLSVGEDSCVALSSLDTMRVERMFPGHPYYPAKVVWDSRRGYVACLCPNQTGTSDADVLFIWDVKSGARERVLRGAAALSMFEHFCIGIDRDLPHGSRISGNTSASSLLFPVSEETKYPPSHSQTLGKGTLSNISVSTSVSGSTTGSNQSALFALQSRKQPVKGSCPFPGVAALSFDLTSLMSLCQTHEYYRAECSNPGKNQVKVIRVESPIKRSDFRDQETEVPSSSDERINDEFAGTSNEAARGPEWMFLLEQCLLQFSLSILHVWNVDPELDKLLVTEMKLKRPQNLLVASGLLGDRGSLTLTFPDYRSTLELWKSSSEYCAMRSLTMVSLAQHMISLSHSFQAASSSLSAFYMRSFAEKVSDIKPPLLQLLVSFWQDEAEHVKMAARSLFHCAASRAIPSPLRRDNTRDKENGVSLSGNHDAVSTEEPTNCLKDDSQIVNEGNSEDEQSEIRSWLESFEMQDWISCVGGTSQDAMTSHIIVAAALAVWYPSLVKPNLVVLAVNPLVKLVMAMNEKYSSTAAEILAEGMESTWKACIGSEIPRLIGDIFFQIECVTGASANTPSKNPSTSVMIRDTLVGILLPSLAMADVLAFLNVIESQIWSTASDSPVHVVSLMTIVRVARGSPRNLVQYLDKVVTFILQTMDPGNLVMRRTCLQNSMAALKEIARIFPMVALNDPLTRLAVGDAIGAINNASIRVYDMQSITKIKVLDASGPPGFPSLLGGASGMTVTTAISALSFSPDGEGVVAFSETGMMIRWWSYSSGSVWWEKLSKNLVYVQCTKLIFVPPWEGFSPNANRSSIMASVFGKDGEANPKENNASNELDRFKHLLQNIDLSYRIEWVGQRKIKLTQHGRDLGTFQL